AAGTGGCATGTCTTTATCAGAGTTACATGTTATTGAATGTATCGGAAAAAATGGTTTGATGAATGTAACAGCGATTACGACAGAAATGGGCATGACGAAGGGAGCAATTTCTAAAATTTGTACAAAATTGTTTCAGAAGCAATTCGTTGAGAAGATGAAAATGTTAGATAATCAGAAAGAAATTTTCTTCCTTTTAACAGAGAAAGGGAATGAGGTTTATATTGCCCATGAAGAGTTACA
The DNA window shown above is from Bacillus clarus and carries:
- a CDS encoding MarR family transcriptional regulator, yielding MEGNGLGRTVKQIEILSDIRTLFHKKEEHMKENDEKFLRETGVSGMSLSELHVIECIGKNGLMNVTAITTEMGMTKGAISKICTKLFQKQFVEKMKMLDNQKEIFFLLTEKGNEVYIAHEELHKQAEEKWLLLLDKYTKEELAFIQRFVKDVSSHMEK